The DNA region ATCGTTTGTTCGCCCCTGCTGTAGAGCGATTGTGAGGACGTGTATGCGTAGAATCCTATCGTTGAGCCTGCTGCTGATCCTGACCGCCGCGCTGGTCGCCTGCGGCGGCGCGCCGCCGCCCTCGATTTCCCAGGCGCAATCGACAACCACTGCTGTCGCCAGCAGGCCTGCCGCAAAGCCCACGCCCGCGCCGCAGCCGACGACCACGATCCTGACGGTGAAGCTGCGTCCGGGGCTGCGGTGGAGCGACGGCTCGCCGCTGACCGCGCAGGATCTTGTCGGCACCTATGATCTCTCCTGGGCCACGCAGAACGGCACCTGGGATGTGCTCAACGAGGTCGTCGCCAGGGATGACACGACCGTCGAGTTCCAGCTGACGACGCCCTCGCTGAGCGCGCTGCGCCTGCTGCTGCGCTCGTACGTGCCCGCGCCGCGCTCGCAGTACGCCCGCTGGATGGATCAGGCGCGCACGCTCCGCCAGCAGCGCCGCGATCCTGAGCGCGACGAAGTCAAGCGGCTGGTCGACGACCTGTACGCCTTCAAGCCTGACGAGGCGGTGGTCTACGGCCCGTACCAGCTCGATACCACGTCGATCACCGAGGCGCAGCTCCAGCTGGTGAAAAATCCGAGCGGCCATCGCGCGGATCAGGTCGGCTTCGAGCGGCTGATCGTCTACTACGGCGAGACCGCCGCCTCGGTGCCGCTGATGCTCGCCGGCGAGCTGGACTACAGCACGCACGCCTACACGCCCTCGGATCTCGCGGCGTTCGCGCAGCTCCCGAACGTGCAGATTATTCGGGGGCCGACCGGCACCGGCCCCGGCCTGTGGTTCAACCAGGCGGTCGCGCCGCTGAGCCGCAAGGAGGTGCGCCAGGCGCTCGCCTACGTCATCGATCGGCAGGAGAACGCCAGGGTCGCGCTCGGCGACGCCGCTCAGCCGATCGTCAAGCTGGCGGGCTTTCCCGACGAGGCGGTCGATCAGTGGCTCTCCAAAGATGCTGCCGCTCAGCTCAACACCTATCCGAAGGACCTGCGAAAGGCCGAGGCGCTGCTGAGCGGGATCGGCTTCACGCGCGGCGCGGACGGCGCGTGGCTGGACGACCACGGCCAGCCGCTGGCCTTCGAGATCGCGGTTCCCGCCGATTTCGCCGACTGGCTGAGCGCCGCCGAGAACGCCGCGCAGCAGCTGACCGCATTCGGCTTGAAGACCACCGTGCGCGGCTACCAGTCGGCGGAGCGCGCCGACATCCAGAAGGCAGGCCGCTACCAGATCTTGATGGATCTCGGCACCTACTACATCCCGCCGTATCCATTCGCGTCGTACCGCTACATGCTCGACGCGCCGCGCAACAATCCTGAGGCGGCCAGCGGGCAGCGCGGCATGGGCTGGTCCTGGCGGCAGATCGGAGCCGACGGCCAGGAGGTGTATCTTCCCGATCTGCTGAAGGGCGCGGCGGCGGGGCTGGATCTGGACGCGCAGAAGCCGTACGTCGAGCAGCTCGCGCTGCTGGTCAACGCGCAGCTGCCGGTCCTGCCGCTCTTCCAGCGCTCCTCAACCGATCCGATCAACACGGCGGCGCGGGTGACGGGCTGGCTGCCGCTGGACCATCCGATCTACCGGAACAACCAGGGCTCCGACAACTACATCTCGATCCAGATTCTCGACGGAACGCTCACGCCGGTCGCCGGCGCGGACGGAACCTTCCGCACCAGCTTTCCGTATCCGCAGCCGCCGACCTACGATCTCAACTTCTTCTCGGAGAACAGCCTGCCGCAGAGTCTGGGCTACCCGGCATCCGATCTGCTGTATCCGCCGCTGTTCTGGTATATGTTCGCCGAGCAGCAGTACGCGCCGGAGATCGCCGCCAGCTACGAGCTACGGGACGCTCGTTAGCCTGCCCCGGGCGTGACGCGCGGAGTATGTGGCGCATCACGTCCGGCCCCAGTGAATACCTTATGCAACCTGATCTTTCCGCCCTCGAAACGATCATGCAGGAGGCTGTGCCGCAGATCTGTCCCGCCACGCAGCTTGTCGTGTACTGGCACGGCGCGACGCTCTACGAGCGCGCCTACGGCTGGCTCGATCCCACCACGCGCCGGCAGCCGACGCAGCCCGACACGCTCTTTGATCTGGCCTCGGTGACGAAGCTGTTTGTCGTCACGGCGTTTCTGCGGCTGGTCGAGGCGGGAGCGACGGCGCTGGATCAGCCGCTCGCCGGCGCGCTGCCGGCGTTTCGCGGCGCTCGTCCGATTCAGCCCTACGAAGATCCGCAGCAGTCGGGCGCGCTGATCAGCCTGGAGCCGGCTGCGCTAGAGGTCGATGTGGGGCGGATCACCTTCCGGCAGGTGCTGACGCATACGGCGGGACTCCCGGCCTGGCGTCCGCTCTTCCGCGCGCCGACGCCCGCCGCCGCGCGGCGGATGGCGCTCGCCACGGCATGTGCCTGTCGGCCCGGCACGCAGATCGTCTACAGCGACATCGGGCTGATCCTGCTGGGCCTGGCGATCGAGCGGCTGGCGGGCGACGCGCTCGACCGCGTGGTCGCGCGGCAGGTGACGCAGCCGCTCAACCTGCGCCATACATGCTACCGACCGATGCGCGCGATGGATCGGCCCACACCGGCGGTCGCGCCGACCGAGATCTGCCGCTGGCGCAGCCGGCGTATCCAGGGCGAGGTTCACGACGAGAACGCCGCCGGATTGGGCGGCGTCGCCGGGCATGCGGGGCTGTTCAGCACGGCAGCCGACGTGGCACGCTTTGGGCAGATGCTCCTTGACGGCGGCGCGCCCCTGCTCAGCGCCGCGACCGTCGCCGAGATGACGCGGCTGCAAGCCACAGACGGTCCTACCCACCGAGGGCTGGGCGTCGCGCTGTGGTCGCCGGACCCCGCCGCCAGCAGCCATCCGCTGAGCCGGCGCGCCTTTGGACACACCGGCTTTACCGGCACCTCGCTCTGGATCGACCCGCAGCGCAGCCTGGTGGTCGTGCTGCTGACGAACGAGGTCTATCACGGACGGATGGGGCGTGGCATTGGCGCGCTTCGCATGGCCGTGCATCGGGCGATCGTCCAGGCGATCGATCGCGCCGCCACGTTGTGAGCGATCGGGTCGAAACTGAGGATGCGATCGACGG from Herpetosiphonaceae bacterium includes:
- a CDS encoding ABC transporter substrate-binding protein, translated to MRRILSLSLLLILTAALVACGGAPPPSISQAQSTTTAVASRPAAKPTPAPQPTTTILTVKLRPGLRWSDGSPLTAQDLVGTYDLSWATQNGTWDVLNEVVARDDTTVEFQLTTPSLSALRLLLRSYVPAPRSQYARWMDQARTLRQQRRDPERDEVKRLVDDLYAFKPDEAVVYGPYQLDTTSITEAQLQLVKNPSGHRADQVGFERLIVYYGETAASVPLMLAGELDYSTHAYTPSDLAAFAQLPNVQIIRGPTGTGPGLWFNQAVAPLSRKEVRQALAYVIDRQENARVALGDAAQPIVKLAGFPDEAVDQWLSKDAAAQLNTYPKDLRKAEALLSGIGFTRGADGAWLDDHGQPLAFEIAVPADFADWLSAAENAAQQLTAFGLKTTVRGYQSAERADIQKAGRYQILMDLGTYYIPPYPFASYRYMLDAPRNNPEAASGQRGMGWSWRQIGADGQEVYLPDLLKGAAAGLDLDAQKPYVEQLALLVNAQLPVLPLFQRSSTDPINTAARVTGWLPLDHPIYRNNQGSDNYISIQILDGTLTPVAGADGTFRTSFPYPQPPTYDLNFFSENSLPQSLGYPASDLLYPPLFWYMFAEQQYAPEIAASYELRDAR
- a CDS encoding serine hydrolase; amino-acid sequence: MQPDLSALETIMQEAVPQICPATQLVVYWHGATLYERAYGWLDPTTRRQPTQPDTLFDLASVTKLFVVTAFLRLVEAGATALDQPLAGALPAFRGARPIQPYEDPQQSGALISLEPAALEVDVGRITFRQVLTHTAGLPAWRPLFRAPTPAAARRMALATACACRPGTQIVYSDIGLILLGLAIERLAGDALDRVVARQVTQPLNLRHTCYRPMRAMDRPTPAVAPTEICRWRSRRIQGEVHDENAAGLGGVAGHAGLFSTAADVARFGQMLLDGGAPLLSAATVAEMTRLQATDGPTHRGLGVALWSPDPAASSHPLSRRAFGHTGFTGTSLWIDPQRSLVVVLLTNEVYHGRMGRGIGALRMAVHRAIVQAIDRAATL